The Streptomyces sp. HUAS CB01 genome has a segment encoding these proteins:
- the mshD gene encoding mycothiol synthase gives MTDAAPAAIEPGRQITTLDELTPELADDVLGLLSVAARADGVQAVSEQGRLYLRHGRREGVRHFVLTVAGDLRGYAQLEGADPVEAPAAELVVHPAHRGRGHGRALGNALLGASGKRLRMWAHGGKSAARHLAQVLGLTLFRELRQLRRPLSPLDIPDPVLPDGVTVRTFVPGQDDTAWLAVNAAAFAHHPEQGSITQRDLDDRKGEAWFDPKGFFLAERGGEVVGFHWTKLHAEEQLGEVYVLGIRPDAQGTGLGKALTAIGLRHLAAQGVPTAMLYVDADNPAAMRVYERLGFTTHEVDLMYRTET, from the coding sequence ATGACTGACGCAGCTCCCGCCGCCATCGAGCCCGGCCGGCAGATCACGACGCTCGACGAGCTCACCCCCGAGCTGGCCGACGACGTGCTCGGCCTGCTGTCCGTCGCCGCCCGCGCCGACGGAGTGCAGGCCGTCTCCGAGCAGGGCCGGCTCTATCTCCGCCACGGCAGGCGCGAGGGCGTACGGCACTTCGTCCTCACCGTCGCCGGCGACCTCCGCGGGTACGCCCAACTGGAGGGCGCCGACCCGGTGGAGGCCCCGGCCGCCGAGCTGGTCGTCCACCCGGCGCACCGCGGCCGAGGCCACGGCCGGGCCCTCGGCAACGCGCTGCTCGGTGCGTCCGGCAAGCGGCTGCGGATGTGGGCGCACGGCGGCAAGTCCGCGGCCCGCCATCTCGCCCAGGTGCTGGGCCTGACCCTGTTCCGTGAACTGCGGCAGCTGCGCCGCCCGTTGAGTCCGCTCGACATTCCGGATCCGGTCCTTCCGGACGGCGTGACGGTACGCACCTTCGTCCCCGGCCAGGACGACACCGCCTGGCTCGCGGTGAACGCCGCCGCTTTCGCCCACCACCCCGAGCAGGGCTCGATCACCCAGCGCGACCTCGACGACCGCAAGGGCGAGGCCTGGTTCGACCCCAAGGGCTTCTTCCTCGCCGAGCGCGGGGGCGAGGTCGTGGGCTTCCACTGGACGAAGCTCCACGCCGAGGAGCAGCTCGGCGAGGTGTACGTGCTGGGCATCCGCCCCGACGCCCAGGGCACCGGCCTCGGCAAGGCCCTCACCGCGATCGGGCTGCGCCATCTCGCGGCGCAGGGGGTGCCGACGGCCATGCTGTACGTCGACGCGGACAACCCGGCGGCCATGCGGGTGTACGAGCGGCTCGGCTTCACCACCCACGAGGTGGACCTGATGTACCGCACGGAGACCTGA
- a CDS encoding ABC transporter ATP-binding protein has translation MTDTAIEAAGLGRSFRRHRALRDCTFRLPAGRICALVGPNGAGKSTLLALAAGLLRPTEGSVRILGTGPADARERLAYVGQDKPLFPQLTIAETLRVGRELNPGRWDDGAAGRIIDAGELHPDTRVRTLSGGQRTRVALALALGKRPEVLLLDEPMADLDPLGRHQLMGMLLADAGENGTTVVMSSHILSELENACDHLLLVDGGSVRLGGGIDELLAAHRLVTGASGTGLGPHTVVESRTTGRQLTALIRPDGPVGEGLQAVEPSLEELLLAHLRSPSAPALLTPSKEVAAG, from the coding sequence ATGACCGACACCGCCATCGAGGCGGCCGGACTCGGCAGGAGCTTCCGGCGCCACCGGGCCCTGCGCGACTGCACCTTCCGGCTGCCCGCGGGACGCATCTGCGCGCTGGTGGGCCCCAACGGCGCGGGCAAGTCCACGCTGCTGGCGCTCGCGGCGGGCCTGCTGCGGCCGACCGAGGGCAGTGTCCGGATCCTCGGAACCGGTCCCGCGGACGCACGCGAACGGCTCGCGTACGTCGGCCAGGACAAGCCGCTGTTCCCCCAGCTCACCATCGCCGAGACCCTGCGTGTGGGCCGCGAGCTCAACCCCGGCCGCTGGGACGACGGCGCCGCCGGTCGCATTATCGACGCCGGCGAGCTGCACCCGGACACCCGCGTCCGTACGCTCTCCGGCGGCCAGCGCACCCGGGTGGCTCTCGCCCTGGCCCTCGGAAAGCGGCCCGAGGTCCTGCTCCTCGACGAGCCGATGGCGGACCTCGACCCGCTGGGACGCCACCAGTTGATGGGCATGCTGCTCGCCGACGCGGGCGAGAACGGCACGACCGTGGTGATGTCCTCGCACATCCTCTCCGAACTGGAGAACGCCTGCGACCACCTGCTGCTGGTGGACGGCGGCAGCGTCCGCCTGGGCGGAGGCATCGACGAGCTGCTCGCCGCGCACCGCCTGGTGACGGGAGCGTCGGGCACGGGACTCGGACCGCACACGGTCGTCGAGTCCCGCACCACGGGACGCCAACTGACCGCGCTCATACGCCCCGACGGCCCCGTCGGCGAGGGCCTGCAGGCGGTGGAGCCCTCGCTGGAGGAACTGCTCCTGGCCCATCTGCGCTCTCCCTCGGCGCCCGCCCTGCTCACCCCGTCGAAGGAGGTGGCCGCCGGATGA
- a CDS encoding ABC transporter permease: MSALTSALTGTRWVLVRQHRSALRMLLAVFALGCGGLAATRLWFTSGHGRQGAFGPEDLLLGALDRGSTLLVLSPPLIAAYVAGPLFARETETGTHQVAWTQSVTPLRWTATKLVLVATVVAATSAAYVAVFRWSRAPVSDNAFLPLWSGPVYTAYGTTATAYALLAVGVGALTGLLVHRAFAAMGVAGLVTGTVMLVLGTVRHTLWPTETLTGRPLPHPRDTWWVESGSLDASGGRVSSVMCPGYWDPCDGGGTGVTDFARTHPPSHFWPIQLVETGIVLALAAAATYAAFRVLRRRQG, from the coding sequence ATGAGCGCCCTGACCTCCGCACTGACCGGCACCCGCTGGGTCCTCGTCCGTCAGCACCGGTCGGCGCTCCGGATGCTCCTCGCCGTCTTCGCCCTCGGCTGCGGCGGCCTGGCGGCGACGCGCCTGTGGTTCACCTCCGGGCACGGACGGCAGGGGGCGTTCGGTCCCGAGGACCTGCTGCTGGGGGCGCTCGACCGGGGCAGCACCCTCCTCGTGCTCTCGCCGCCGCTCATCGCCGCGTACGTGGCCGGGCCGCTCTTCGCCCGCGAGACGGAGACCGGCACCCACCAGGTCGCCTGGACCCAGTCCGTCACCCCCCTCCGCTGGACGGCCACGAAACTGGTGCTCGTCGCGACGGTCGTCGCCGCCACGTCGGCCGCCTACGTGGCCGTCTTCCGCTGGAGCCGCGCCCCGGTGAGCGACAACGCCTTCCTCCCCCTCTGGTCCGGCCCCGTCTACACGGCGTACGGAACCACCGCCACGGCGTACGCGCTGCTGGCCGTCGGCGTCGGCGCGCTCACCGGACTGCTGGTCCACCGCGCCTTCGCGGCGATGGGCGTCGCGGGCCTCGTCACCGGGACGGTGATGCTCGTCCTCGGCACCGTCCGGCACACCCTGTGGCCGACGGAAACCCTCACCGGCCGGCCCCTGCCGCACCCCCGCGACACCTGGTGGGTGGAGTCCGGCAGCCTCGACGCGTCGGGCGGGCGCGTGTCCTCGGTCATGTGCCCCGGCTACTGGGACCCCTGCGACGGCGGCGGGACGGGCGTCACCGACTTCGCCAGGACCCACCCGCCCTCCCACTTCTGGCCGATCCAGCTCGTCGAGACCGGCATCGTGCTGGCACTGGCCGCCGCCGCCACGTACGCCGCCTTCCGCGTGCTGCGCCGACGCCAGGGCTGA
- a CDS encoding GntR family transcriptional regulator encodes MIEYRIDRRSGVATYVQIVQQTKQALRLGLLRPGDRLPTAREVVEATAINPNTVLKAYRELERDGLVEARRGLGTFVRRTLGAAGADTPLRGELADWAARARAAGLERDDVAALFTAVLDEHFTQTQGDDT; translated from the coding sequence GTGATCGAGTACCGGATCGACCGGCGCAGCGGCGTCGCCACCTACGTCCAGATCGTCCAGCAGACCAAGCAGGCCCTGCGGCTGGGCCTGCTCCGGCCCGGCGACCGGCTGCCGACGGCCCGTGAAGTGGTGGAAGCGACCGCCATCAACCCGAACACGGTGCTGAAGGCCTACCGGGAACTGGAACGCGACGGCCTGGTCGAAGCCCGCCGCGGCCTCGGCACGTTCGTCCGCAGGACGCTCGGCGCCGCGGGCGCCGACACACCCCTGCGCGGCGAGCTCGCCGACTGGGCGGCGCGGGCCCGCGCGGCCGGACTGGAGCGGGACGACGTGGCCGCGCTCTTCACCGCGGTGCTGGACGAGCACTTCACGCAGACCCAGGGGGACGACACATGA